One region of Chryseobacterium sp. SORGH_AS_0447 genomic DNA includes:
- a CDS encoding DUF1569 domain-containing protein: MENVFDAKDAQHYIDRINKLTPESKGLWGKMTVDQMLAHCNVSYEMVYEPEKHKKPGAIAKFILKNFVKPKVVGEKAYTQNGPTAPQFIISDQKNFNEEKKRLIGFIQKTQQLGASAFDGKESFSFGKLKAQEWNNMFAKHLNHHLAQFGV; the protein is encoded by the coding sequence ATGGAAAACGTTTTTGATGCGAAAGATGCTCAGCATTACATCGACAGGATAAATAAACTTACCCCGGAAAGCAAAGGCTTGTGGGGAAAAATGACGGTAGACCAGATGCTGGCGCACTGTAATGTATCGTACGAAATGGTCTATGAACCCGAAAAACACAAAAAGCCGGGAGCCATCGCAAAATTTATTTTAAAAAACTTTGTAAAACCGAAAGTAGTAGGTGAGAAGGCCTATACGCAGAACGGACCGACAGCACCGCAGTTCATTATTTCCGATCAGAAGAATTTCAACGAAGAAAAAAAGAGGTTGATTGGTTTTATCCAGAAAACCCAGCAGCTGGGTGCATCGGCTTTCGACGGTAAAGAATCTTTCTCTTTCGGAAAGCTGAAGGCGCAGGAATGGAACAATATGTTTGCCAAGCATCTCAATCATCATCTGGCCCAATTCGGTGTTTAG
- a CDS encoding VOC family protein yields MKLGAFSISLSVKDLQKSRDFYEKLGFAEMGGAMEQNYLIMKNGDHIIGLFQAMFDGNMLTFNPGWDQNAQNLETFDDVREIQKRLKEQGVELQKEADETTSGPEHIYLKDPDGNMILIDQHR; encoded by the coding sequence ATGAAACTAGGGGCATTTTCAATCAGCTTAAGTGTAAAAGACCTTCAGAAATCAAGAGACTTTTATGAAAAATTAGGTTTCGCAGAAATGGGCGGAGCGATGGAGCAGAATTATCTCATCATGAAAAACGGCGACCATATTATCGGGCTTTTCCAGGCGATGTTCGACGGAAATATGCTTACTTTTAATCCCGGCTGGGACCAGAATGCCCAGAATCTGGAAACTTTCGACGATGTAAGAGAGATCCAGAAAAGATTAAAAGAGCAGGGAGTGGAACTGCAGAAGGAAGCTGATGAAACCACGTCCGGCCCTGAGCATATTTATCTAAAAGACCCGGACGGAAATATGATTCTCATCGATCAGCACCGTTAA
- a CDS encoding DNA replication/repair protein RecF produces MIIKKLSLYNFKNHAEKKFEFSPQINCFVGNNGVGKTNILDALHYLSVGKSFLGNTDLNNIKNEEDFFTVEAEILNDDREDIIKISQPKEAKKIIKKNDKSYDRMADHIGYLPSVMISPYDSNLISDAGESRRKFLDSMISQTDSEYLFNLIQYQKTVQQRNALLKYFAKNRTWDKDSLEIYDDPIIRFGTKIFHKRKDFVEKLNPIVKNFYKIISGGKETVSVIYESHLLDGSFENLLKESLERDRMLTYTSKGIHKDDLLFEMDGVLIKKIGSQGQQKSFLVSLKLAQMSLIKELTKKTPILLLDDIFDKLDDTRVSQLIELVNQENFGQIFITDTHRERTENVVKRINEESIIFEI; encoded by the coding sequence ATGATTATCAAGAAACTTTCCCTGTACAATTTCAAGAACCACGCTGAAAAGAAATTCGAATTTTCGCCACAGATCAATTGTTTTGTGGGAAATAACGGTGTAGGAAAGACCAATATTCTGGATGCACTTCATTACCTGTCGGTCGGGAAAAGCTTTTTGGGAAATACCGACCTCAACAATATTAAAAATGAAGAAGATTTCTTTACCGTTGAAGCAGAAATCCTAAACGATGACCGTGAAGACATCATTAAAATTTCACAGCCGAAAGAAGCAAAGAAAATCATCAAAAAAAATGATAAAAGTTACGACCGGATGGCCGATCATATCGGTTACCTCCCGAGCGTAATGATTTCGCCTTATGATTCTAATCTGATTTCAGATGCCGGGGAAAGCAGACGAAAATTCCTGGATTCAATGATCTCGCAGACAGATTCCGAGTATTTATTTAATCTTATCCAGTACCAAAAAACCGTTCAGCAGAGAAATGCACTGCTGAAATATTTTGCGAAGAACAGAACCTGGGATAAGGATTCGCTGGAAATATACGATGATCCCATCATCCGGTTCGGGACAAAAATCTTTCATAAAAGAAAAGATTTTGTCGAAAAGCTGAACCCGATCGTCAAAAATTTCTACAAGATTATTTCAGGAGGCAAGGAAACCGTTTCGGTGATCTACGAGTCGCACCTTCTTGACGGCTCTTTTGAAAATCTGCTAAAGGAAAGCCTGGAAAGGGACCGAATGCTTACCTACACTTCAAAAGGCATCCACAAAGATGACCTTCTTTTCGAAATGGATGGCGTTCTCATCAAGAAAATCGGTTCGCAGGGCCAGCAGAAATCGTTTCTGGTTTCCCTGAAGCTTGCCCAGATGAGCCTGATTAAAGAACTGACAAAAAAAACGCCTATTCTTTTGCTGGACGATATTTTCGACAAGCTGGATGACACCCGCGTTTCGCAGCTGATTGAGCTGGTTAATCAGGAAAATTTCGGCCAGATTTTCATTACCGATACCCACCGGGAGCGCACGGAAAATGTGGTAAAAAGAATTAATGAGGAAAGTATTATTTTTGAAATTTAA
- a CDS encoding DUF2490 domain-containing protein produces the protein MTGIARKAVLGLLTITATVLQAQKNDLGAWYMYFGNNKISKKFNLHNEIQYRNFNAVGDLEQLMIRTGIGYDLSEDNNNVLAGYAFILGRPYENGEKTENIEHRIFQQYITKQKFGRFNLQHRYRLEERLMEDDFRMRFRYYLNVSIPINNKEMLPKTFYASVYNEIFLHLDSQVFDRNRVYGALGYVINKNMRIEAGYMNQIQENKNRGQIQIGFYNNIPFTKD, from the coding sequence ATGACGGGCATAGCGAGAAAAGCGGTATTGGGATTACTTACCATCACCGCCACAGTTTTACAGGCACAGAAAAATGATCTCGGAGCATGGTACATGTATTTTGGAAATAACAAGATCAGCAAGAAGTTCAACCTCCATAATGAGATCCAGTACCGGAATTTTAATGCGGTTGGCGATCTTGAGCAACTGATGATCCGTACCGGTATCGGATACGACCTTTCCGAAGACAACAATAATGTATTGGCAGGATACGCATTTATCTTAGGCAGGCCCTACGAAAACGGAGAAAAAACGGAGAATATCGAACACCGGATCTTCCAGCAGTATATTACCAAGCAGAAGTTCGGAAGATTCAATCTTCAGCACCGGTATCGTCTGGAAGAAAGGTTGATGGAAGATGATTTCCGGATGAGGTTCAGGTATTATTTAAATGTGAGTATCCCGATCAATAATAAGGAGATGCTGCCTAAAACCTTTTATGCTTCGGTATATAATGAGATCTTCCTTCATTTGGACAGTCAGGTATTTGATAGAAACAGAGTATATGGTGCATTAGGCTATGTCATTAATAAAAACATGAGGATTGAAGCAGGATATATGAATCAGATCCAGGAAAACAAAAACCGCGGACAGATCCAGATCGGATTCTACAACAATATTCCGTTTACCAAAGATTAA
- a CDS encoding VOC family protein, producing MATVNVYLTFNGNCREAFDFYKSVFGGDYPYIGTFGDMPPAEGQEIKEEDKDKIMHVTLPISGETILMGSDAGCDQASQLIMGNNFSISINAESREEADRLFNGLSAEGQITMPLSDTFWGAYFGMFTDKFGINWMVNYDDPAKMEQHP from the coding sequence ATGGCAACAGTAAACGTTTACCTTACCTTCAACGGAAACTGCAGGGAAGCTTTTGATTTTTACAAATCGGTTTTCGGCGGCGACTATCCCTACATCGGAACTTTTGGCGACATGCCTCCGGCAGAAGGCCAGGAAATCAAAGAAGAAGACAAAGACAAAATTATGCACGTTACACTTCCGATTTCCGGGGAAACCATCCTGATGGGAAGTGATGCAGGATGCGATCAGGCTTCTCAGCTGATCATGGGAAATAATTTTTCGATTTCCATCAATGCAGAATCCAGGGAAGAAGCAGACCGTTTGTTTAATGGTCTTTCAGCAGAAGGGCAAATTACCATGCCGCTGTCAGATACCTTCTGGGGTGCCTATTTTGGAATGTTTACCGATAAATTCGGGATCAACTGGATGGTAAACTATGATGATCCTGCGAAAATGGAGCAACACCCGTAA
- a CDS encoding Na+/H+ antiporter, with amino-acid sequence MIHSYVIISIAVLLSVMILVMIGQKLKVAYPIFLVIAGLLISLVPGMPHIEIEPDLVFLIFLPPILFEAAWFTSWQDFHKWRKQIFSMAFGLVFLTSIVVAYLSSSIIPGLAVAMGFLLGGVNSPPDAVAATSVLKHVKIPKKITTILEGESLINDASSLIVFKFALAAVISGQFIFGEAVKDFFTMAIGGIGVGIGAGLLFGALLKIIPSNSNIDTIITLIVPYIMYIGAEHFHFSGVLAVVAGGLLMSYNSHCYLSHTSRIQSGNVWSVLIFLMNTIIFILIGLELPVVVAAMKDYTISEGIIYSIVIGGAIIGTRILYSYALMYFPRLLSKEVCRKNPKPDWREPFIISFAAMRGVVSLAAALSIPAFLPNGEAFPHRNIILFVTFVIILITLVGQGLLLAPILKLLKIKDAGSELPEEKQEVILMRKLKETALEKLESDFSELAEKNSLVQHQKHRLENEMIMMADKSQCLASAGDYVTAMNENKEVMRQLIQAQRNELHRMKREKIFDDHVMRTIEMQLDFDEAKITGFSHG; translated from the coding sequence ATGATTCACAGCTATGTTATCATATCAATTGCAGTCCTTTTATCTGTAATGATACTCGTCATGATCGGGCAGAAGCTCAAAGTAGCATATCCTATATTCCTGGTGATCGCCGGGCTTCTGATCAGCCTCGTTCCGGGGATGCCGCATATCGAAATAGAACCCGATCTTGTTTTTCTTATTTTCCTTCCGCCGATCCTTTTTGAAGCCGCCTGGTTCACTTCCTGGCAGGACTTTCACAAATGGAGAAAGCAGATCTTTTCGATGGCTTTCGGATTGGTATTTCTCACCTCGATTGTCGTGGCTTACCTTTCTTCGTCGATCATTCCGGGACTCGCGGTGGCGATGGGCTTCCTTCTCGGAGGGGTAAATTCCCCGCCGGACGCCGTGGCGGCAACTTCCGTGTTGAAGCACGTTAAAATCCCTAAAAAAATCACCACGATCCTCGAAGGGGAAAGCCTCATCAATGACGCTTCCAGTTTAATTGTTTTTAAATTTGCGCTGGCGGCCGTTATTTCCGGGCAGTTTATTTTCGGGGAAGCTGTAAAAGACTTTTTTACCATGGCCATCGGCGGTATTGGCGTCGGAATCGGGGCCGGACTGCTTTTCGGAGCACTGCTGAAAATTATTCCGTCCAATTCCAATATCGATACCATTATTACCCTGATTGTTCCTTACATCATGTACATCGGAGCGGAGCATTTTCATTTTTCCGGAGTGCTGGCCGTTGTGGCCGGAGGTCTTTTGATGTCCTACAATTCCCATTGTTACCTGAGCCATACTTCCCGCATCCAGTCGGGAAATGTCTGGAGTGTTCTTATATTTCTGATGAATACCATTATTTTCATCCTGATCGGGCTGGAGTTGCCGGTAGTTGTAGCCGCCATGAAAGATTATACCATTTCGGAAGGCATTATCTACAGTATCGTCATCGGAGGAGCCATCATCGGAACAAGGATTCTGTACAGTTATGCGCTGATGTACTTTCCAAGGCTTTTGTCCAAGGAAGTCTGTCGGAAAAATCCGAAACCCGACTGGCGGGAACCGTTTATCATCAGTTTCGCGGCGATGAGGGGCGTGGTTTCTTTAGCTGCAGCATTATCAATCCCGGCTTTCTTACCGAACGGAGAAGCCTTTCCGCACCGGAATATCATCCTGTTCGTTACTTTTGTAATTATACTGATCACTTTGGTAGGGCAGGGGCTTCTGCTGGCTCCTATTTTAAAATTATTAAAAATAAAAGATGCCGGAAGCGAACTGCCTGAAGAAAAGCAGGAAGTAATTCTCATGAGGAAGCTGAAAGAAACGGCCCTTGAAAAGCTGGAAAGCGATTTCTCCGAACTGGCAGAAAAGAACAGCCTGGTGCAGCATCAGAAGCACCGGCTGGAAAATGAAATGATTATGATGGCCGATAAGTCACAATGCCTGGCATCGGCCGGAGATTATGTAACGGCGATGAACGAGAACAAAGAAGTAATGCGGCAGCTTATCCAGGCACAGCGTAATGAACTGCACCGGATGAAGCGCGAGAAAATTTTCGACGATCATGTGATGAGAACCATCGAGATGCAGCTGGATTTTGATGAAGCCAAAATCACCGGATTTTCCCATGGGTAG
- a CDS encoding alpha-2-macroglobulin, which produces MKRFSKIFLLLLLLLSYSGAFAQKYYDEQWKKVAENAKKGTFKSNLPIVLDIQKQAMKDNNLVQLIQSLKEEFSIVNRSSDDEGNNAVSRLFGKLQNVEKQLAGEEKTVFQVLLNSFFLDYYHEHSWEIDGRTNINSQDISQIETWSKLDFKNYLDKSYANLNVQKSAMKKIPLKKYERIFSYKEYLSYFPTLLDWYLIKQTDFISDSDFFTKNELEANRTRINADFDELIAQNTGNSKLYFMHRKLQANCDFNRCKNKLAQLQDLLKSDVEGDYKVMVINNIVEELINDKKEKEALVYISKAKAEYPKSPFIDAIKGQEKQILNPVLNIKYEKQTQSTKPIHFVAEYKNVSGFSINIYEVKNDLTAFLQYTRNPYDNAFKKIKKTLIRKEVYTLNDPKDFRNHKTALEIKPLPSGIYVAEYSVDGIKDDDTDNPRDLYFLVSDNRIIYHTKSERGQLPGELKLVNSENGKPVMSKSLTFYEFVNNKALIKSDGKTDEKGLFGLPATNNKEYYRTFLIRLPETNDFQIMEVYGERISVGITDSKDKKQSRAQIFTDRAIYRPGQTVYFKVINIQRDKEVEAVVPALTQKITLTDANGQEVSAQNFTTNDFGSYHGSFVLPKGGLNGNFFLRTDTNDGYKNIRVEEYKRPKFEVVFDPVKDEYRYGQTIQLKGKAMMFSGVVLTNATVHYEIKKQNIRWKYFGWYPPGDYDNENSILGEVKTDEKGGFVIMLDLKKDEKLEGIQIDNYRIKASVTDINGETQTADTELKVSSVSHYIQAEEIKNVFSGEPVKVKVETKNYNEQNLKKSYKVKLSKFEVPDRIFRDNFKSEVQDLPEFSKEEFISRFPHDLYDKTEEPANSKVSSVILNDAVRQEEALDLGKLEAGTYKLELYNIEGRDTIKAVQNFSVWNKNSLPDSQKTFLTVVQPEKEFVRGEKALFHIYSSIPDVLLNVFIQDGSGKTISEVHHFKNGILEYVTAVPKDKNVLALNIQFQVVAFNDVQTKTVNLPVQDDEAEELAIETVTFRDKIEPGSKEKWSIKVSGKNREKINAEVLANMYDMSLDKLAKNNFDWYRFYVPSATIVSYDIKNNLLQKYYQKRLMYYEPKIVEPPYFNWFNGVLFLTDTMTLETTTGLVNQEGVKAAAYTPPPPPPVGRARSTMAKVAMSEDKIAVIQNVVPEPAKAPKTEESPSPEASLNNVSVRQNLNETAFFYPDLRTDSEGNVSFEFTSPEALTKWKLMFLAHTKDARAATLEKEVVTQKEFSVTPNYPRFLREGDELNLQSKLSNLTDKKLNGYAGLQILDAFTNEDISDKFGLSALTAVSGYNKEQAFSLDDNGNSVVTWKVKVPENVSSIILKVVAKAGKYSDGEQQAVAVLPNRILVTDAVPVFVKEGQTKTFELENLKNADSKTISNVSNTLELTTNPIWEIMFALPSLKNDPNSSADVVFNKWFADVLASEVFRSNPKIKTVFEQYQEKGLLKSNLEKNQELKQLLLEETPWVLESKNEEEQMQKLALLFDANTMKNSIMQDWDDLRKLQNPDGSFSWYPGYPGSYATSLYILKSLGKINVWLKDNVKNYQNSDQKEMVKNLIEYIDGEIEKYADPKDKNVWTNWTLDYLDTRNYWEKEYPLKGKGAALKSQVKQKAKTAKLTDFTFFGLHRAALLMNDYGLKDVSDKLMNYLKETSVESKTQGVYWKQNLDDWGWFRSKVVNHAGALEAFSKLKPEDQSFIEEMKIWLVTQKEVNSWGSSRGTAEVIYTILNSGKSWTGTESDKATIIWGGKKLKPQTEAAGYVKSTVNPDVLDKSLATVTITKPRPGIVQGGLFWQYYEDLNKIKSSENYLSVTKELYRKIKTVNGEELQKISPETPLKVGDKITVRMILNTDRPMEFVHIKDMRAAGFEPVDVLSGYQWKNSLAYYQSTKDASTNFYIERMPKGKYVFEYDLIANASGKFSNGITTIQNYYAPQMSSHTKGMNVEIKE; this is translated from the coding sequence ATGAAAAGATTTTCCAAGATTTTTCTGTTGTTGCTTCTGCTGCTGAGCTATTCAGGTGCATTTGCACAGAAATACTATGACGAGCAATGGAAAAAAGTGGCAGAAAATGCTAAAAAAGGGACATTTAAATCGAATCTCCCGATCGTTTTAGATATACAAAAACAGGCTATGAAAGATAATAACCTTGTACAGCTGATCCAGTCTTTAAAAGAAGAATTCAGCATTGTAAACCGAAGCTCTGATGACGAAGGGAACAATGCGGTAAGCCGTCTTTTCGGAAAACTTCAGAATGTAGAAAAACAACTTGCTGGTGAAGAAAAAACCGTGTTCCAAGTACTGCTTAATAGTTTTTTTCTGGATTATTATCACGAACATTCTTGGGAAATCGATGGACGTACTAACATAAATTCCCAGGATATTTCGCAGATCGAGACCTGGAGCAAACTTGATTTTAAAAATTACCTGGATAAGAGTTATGCAAATCTGAATGTGCAGAAATCTGCAATGAAGAAAATTCCTTTGAAGAAATACGAAAGGATATTTTCTTACAAAGAATACCTTTCTTATTTTCCGACCTTGCTGGATTGGTATCTGATCAAACAAACGGATTTTATTTCCGACTCCGATTTTTTTACTAAAAACGAACTGGAAGCCAACCGTACCAGGATTAATGCTGATTTTGATGAATTGATTGCTCAGAATACAGGGAATTCTAAGTTGTATTTTATGCATCGTAAATTGCAGGCCAATTGTGATTTTAACCGATGCAAAAATAAGCTGGCTCAGCTTCAGGATCTTTTAAAATCGGATGTTGAAGGAGACTATAAAGTGATGGTCATCAATAATATTGTTGAGGAACTTATCAATGATAAAAAAGAAAAAGAGGCGCTTGTTTATATCAGCAAAGCAAAAGCCGAATATCCTAAATCGCCCTTTATTGATGCTATAAAAGGTCAGGAAAAACAGATTCTCAATCCTGTCTTGAATATAAAATATGAAAAACAGACACAGAGTACGAAACCGATTCATTTTGTGGCAGAATACAAAAATGTATCAGGTTTTTCCATTAATATCTACGAAGTAAAAAACGACTTAACGGCATTTTTACAGTACACCCGGAATCCTTACGACAATGCATTTAAGAAAATCAAAAAAACGCTGATTAGAAAAGAAGTATATACATTAAATGATCCGAAAGATTTCAGGAATCACAAAACTGCCTTGGAAATAAAGCCTCTTCCTTCAGGAATATATGTGGCTGAATATTCTGTTGACGGCATTAAAGATGATGATACGGACAATCCGAGAGATTTGTATTTCCTGGTTTCGGATAACAGGATTATTTACCATACGAAGTCAGAAAGAGGACAACTTCCCGGTGAATTGAAGCTTGTAAACAGTGAAAACGGCAAACCTGTCATGAGTAAAAGTCTGACTTTCTATGAATTCGTAAATAATAAAGCACTCATAAAATCTGATGGAAAAACCGATGAAAAAGGACTCTTTGGTCTTCCTGCTACAAATAATAAAGAATATTACAGGACTTTTCTTATCCGACTGCCTGAAACCAACGATTTCCAGATCATGGAAGTGTATGGCGAAAGAATTTCAGTTGGAATTACCGACAGTAAGGATAAAAAACAGAGCAGAGCCCAGATCTTTACAGACCGTGCCATTTATAGACCAGGTCAGACCGTTTATTTTAAAGTCATCAATATTCAGCGAGATAAGGAAGTAGAGGCTGTCGTTCCCGCTCTTACCCAAAAAATTACCCTTACCGATGCTAATGGGCAGGAAGTATCTGCTCAGAATTTTACGACGAATGACTTTGGTTCGTACCACGGAAGCTTTGTTCTCCCGAAAGGTGGGCTGAACGGAAATTTTTTCCTGCGCACGGATACGAATGATGGTTATAAAAACATCCGGGTTGAAGAATATAAAAGGCCGAAGTTTGAAGTGGTTTTTGATCCGGTGAAAGATGAATACAGATATGGCCAGACTATTCAATTGAAAGGAAAAGCAATGATGTTCTCCGGAGTCGTACTGACTAACGCTACGGTACATTACGAAATAAAAAAGCAAAATATCCGCTGGAAATATTTCGGCTGGTATCCGCCGGGTGATTATGATAATGAAAACTCGATTCTTGGAGAAGTGAAGACCGATGAGAAAGGAGGATTTGTAATTATGCTGGATCTTAAAAAAGATGAAAAGCTGGAAGGAATCCAGATCGATAATTACCGAATCAAAGCTTCAGTGACAGATATCAACGGAGAAACACAAACCGCTGATACGGAACTGAAAGTGTCTTCGGTCTCCCATTATATTCAGGCAGAAGAAATTAAAAACGTCTTTTCCGGAGAACCTGTGAAAGTAAAAGTTGAAACCAAAAATTACAATGAACAGAATCTTAAAAAATCCTACAAGGTGAAGCTTTCAAAATTTGAAGTACCCGACAGGATTTTCAGGGATAATTTTAAATCAGAAGTTCAGGACTTGCCTGAGTTTTCAAAAGAAGAATTCATCAGCAGATTTCCTCATGATCTTTACGACAAAACTGAGGAACCCGCAAATTCTAAAGTTTCATCAGTAATTCTGAACGATGCCGTACGTCAGGAAGAAGCCCTCGATCTTGGCAAACTAGAAGCCGGAACCTATAAATTAGAATTGTATAACATTGAAGGCCGTGACACCATAAAAGCAGTTCAGAATTTCAGCGTATGGAATAAAAATTCCTTGCCGGATTCCCAGAAAACATTTCTGACGGTTGTGCAGCCTGAAAAAGAATTTGTAAGGGGAGAAAAGGCCTTATTCCATATTTATTCTTCAATACCTGATGTCCTGCTGAATGTTTTTATTCAGGACGGTTCGGGAAAAACTATTTCTGAAGTTCATCATTTTAAAAATGGAATTCTTGAATATGTAACCGCTGTTCCCAAAGATAAAAATGTGCTGGCCCTGAACATACAATTTCAGGTAGTGGCATTCAATGATGTGCAGACCAAGACGGTAAATCTTCCGGTACAAGATGATGAGGCGGAAGAATTAGCCATAGAAACCGTTACGTTCAGAGATAAAATAGAACCGGGTTCTAAAGAGAAATGGTCAATAAAAGTATCAGGAAAAAACAGGGAGAAAATTAATGCGGAAGTTCTGGCGAATATGTACGATATGTCCCTGGATAAGCTGGCTAAAAATAATTTTGATTGGTACCGTTTTTACGTACCTTCTGCCACGATAGTTTCTTATGATATTAAAAACAATCTTCTTCAGAAATATTATCAGAAAAGACTGATGTATTATGAACCGAAAATAGTTGAACCTCCTTATTTCAACTGGTTCAACGGAGTTTTGTTTCTTACCGATACAATGACTTTGGAAACGACAACTGGATTAGTTAATCAGGAAGGCGTAAAAGCTGCCGCCTATACACCTCCTCCGCCACCGCCTGTGGGAAGAGCCAGAAGTACAATGGCCAAAGTCGCGATGTCGGAAGATAAAATAGCAGTCATTCAGAATGTAGTTCCTGAGCCTGCGAAGGCTCCCAAAACAGAAGAGTCTCCATCGCCGGAAGCAAGTTTAAACAATGTTTCCGTCCGCCAGAACCTCAACGAAACCGCCTTCTTTTATCCGGATTTGAGGACCGATTCCGAAGGTAATGTAAGCTTTGAATTCACCTCTCCGGAAGCACTCACCAAATGGAAGCTGATGTTCCTGGCACACACAAAAGATGCAAGAGCGGCAACGTTGGAAAAAGAAGTGGTGACACAGAAAGAATTCTCGGTAACACCGAATTACCCAAGATTTTTACGGGAAGGGGATGAGCTGAACTTACAGTCTAAATTATCCAACTTAACCGATAAAAAACTGAATGGTTATGCCGGGTTACAGATCCTGGATGCCTTTACCAATGAAGATATTTCGGATAAATTCGGACTAAGTGCCCTGACGGCTGTATCAGGATACAATAAAGAACAGGCTTTTTCACTGGATGACAACGGAAATTCAGTAGTTACCTGGAAGGTTAAAGTTCCGGAAAATGTTTCGTCCATTATCTTAAAAGTTGTGGCCAAAGCCGGAAAATATTCGGATGGTGAGCAGCAGGCCGTTGCCGTTCTTCCGAACAGGATATTGGTAACCGATGCTGTTCCGGTTTTTGTGAAAGAAGGGCAAACCAAGACCTTCGAGTTGGAAAACCTTAAAAATGCAGACTCTAAAACAATATCCAACGTATCCAATACCCTTGAACTGACCACGAATCCGATCTGGGAAATCATGTTTGCGCTTCCGAGCCTTAAAAACGACCCCAACAGTTCAGCAGATGTGGTCTTCAATAAATGGTTCGCCGATGTGCTGGCTTCAGAGGTCTTTAGGTCCAATCCGAAAATAAAAACTGTATTTGAGCAGTATCAGGAGAAGGGATTATTAAAATCAAACCTTGAAAAAAACCAGGAGCTGAAACAGCTGCTGCTGGAAGAAACCCCTTGGGTACTCGAAAGTAAGAATGAAGAAGAGCAGATGCAGAAACTGGCCCTGTTGTTTGATGCCAACACCATGAAAAATTCCATCATGCAGGATTGGGACGATCTCAGGAAACTGCAGAATCCAGACGGCAGCTTTTCATGGTATCCCGGATATCCCGGATCTTATGCTACTTCGTTGTATATTTTGAAAAGCTTAGGCAAGATTAATGTATGGCTGAAAGACAATGTGAAAAACTACCAGAATTCAGATCAAAAAGAAATGGTGAAAAACCTGATCGAATATATTGACGGTGAAATAGAAAAATATGCAGATCCTAAAGACAAAAATGTTTGGACCAACTGGACACTGGATTACCTGGACACAAGAAATTACTGGGAAAAAGAATATCCGCTGAAAGGGAAAGGGGCAGCCCTGAAATCGCAGGTGAAACAGAAAGCCAAAACTGCTAAGCTTACCGACTTCACCTTTTTCGGGCTTCACCGGGCAGCATTGCTGATGAATGATTACGGATTAAAAGACGTTTCCGATAAACTCATGAATTATCTGAAAGAAACCTCCGTAGAATCGAAAACGCAGGGTGTGTATTGGAAGCAGAACCTGGATGACTGGGGCTGGTTCCGCTCCAAAGTAGTGAACCATGCTGGCGCATTGGAAGCTTTTAGCAAACTCAAACCGGAGGATCAAAGTTTCATTGAAGAAATGAAAATCTGGCTGGTAACCCAGAAAGAAGTCAATTCATGGGGAAGTTCAAGAGGCACGGCAGAGGTGATCTATACCATTTTAAACTCCGGAAAATCCTGGACAGGTACCGAAAGCGACAAAGCAACCATTATCTGGGGCGGAAAAAAGCTTAAACCGCAAACCGAAGCCGCAGGCTACGTAAAATCAACGGTAAACCCGGATGTACTGGATAAAAGCCTGGCAACGGTTACCATTACAAAACCGAGGCCCGGAATCGTTCAGGGCGGATTATTCTGGCAGTATTATGAGGATCTGAATAAAATAAAATCATCTGAAAATTACCTTTCCGTTACAAAAGAATTATACAGAAAAATTAAAACCGTCAACGGGGAAGAGCTTCAGAAAATATCACCGGAAACCCCTTTAAAAGTAGGAGATAAAATCACCGTAAGAATGATCCTGAATACCGACCGTCCGATGGAATTCGTCCATATTAAAGACATGAGAGCAGCAGGTTTTGAGCCGGTAGACGTGCTTTCCGGATATCAGTGGAAAAACAGTTTAGCCTATTACCAGTCTACAAAAGATGCGTCTACCAATTTCTACATCGAGCGGATGCCGAAAGGGAAATACGTATTTGAGTATGATCTGATCGCCAACGCCTCAGGAAAGTTCTCCAACGGGATTACTACCATTCAGAACTATTATGCGCCGCAAATGAGTTCGCATACGAAAGGGATGAATGTCGAAATTAAAGAATGA